A part of Gossypium hirsutum isolate 1008001.06 chromosome A07, Gossypium_hirsutum_v2.1, whole genome shotgun sequence genomic DNA contains:
- the LOC107911368 gene encoding pectinesterase PPME1, with translation MTGIGIGNVEVGALITIILIFASTVSSQSSPEIPEDKSQVSAWFDANVMPASERTGSIDAVLAQAETEPTVVKVVQGGGGDFETITEAIESVPEGNDKRVIISIGPGSYKEKIKIERTKPFITFHGDPNGMPTLTFDGTAHDYGTVDSASLIVESDFFMAVNLIIENSAPRPDGKTVGAQAVALRISGDEAAFYNCKIIGFQDTLCDDRGNHFFMNCYIHGTVDFIFGSGKSLYLNTELYVDGDTGLTVITAQARESREENTGYSFVHCTITGTAQGAYLGRAWKTSPKVVYAYTDMSEVINPEGWSHNLQPERAQTVFYGEYKNTGPGADQAGRVPFAVQLTENVAQEFLNLGFIEGSRWLLPPPNI, from the exons ATGACAGGAATAGGAATCGGAAACGTTGAAGTTGGTGCACTAATTACCATAATTCTCATATTTGCTTCAACTGTTTCATCGCAAAGTTCACCAGAGATACCCGAAGATAAATCACAAGTGAGTGCGTGGTTTGACGCCAACGTCATGCCTGCATCTGAGAGAACTGGCAGCATAGACGCTGTCCTTGCGCAGGCCGAAACTGAACCTACAGTGGTAAAAGTGGTGCAAGGTGGCGGTGGAGATTTTGAAACCATAACCGAAGCCATTGAGAGCGTTCCCGAAGGGAACGACAAACGCGTGATTATATCGATTGGACCTGGTTCTTATAAAGAGAAAATCAAAATTGAACGAACTAAACCATTCATTACATTCCATGGGGATCCCAACGGGATGCCAACTTTGACATTCGATGGTACCGCACATGATTATGGAACAGTAGACAGTGCCTCCCTTATTGTGGAGTCTGATTTCTTCATGGCTGTTAATCTCATTATAGAA AATTCTGCTCCGAGACCAGACGGGAAAACGGTCGGAGCACAAGCTGTTGCCCTGAGAATCTCTGGCGATGAGGCGGCTTTCTATAACTGCAAGATCATTGGTTTCCAAGATACATTATGTGATGACAGAGGAAACCATTTCTTTATGAACTGCTATATTCATGGCACTGTTGATTTCATTTTCGGAAGTGGAAAGTCTTTGTATCTG AACACAGAATTATACGTAGACGGGGATACGGGACTAACAGTAATCACAGCACAAGCAAGGGAAAGTCGAGAGGAGAACACTGGTTATTCTTTTGTGCATTGCACCATTACTGGAACAGCGCAAGGTGCATATCTGGGTAGAGCTTGGAAGACCAGTCCAAAAGTTGTTTATGCCTATACTGATATGAGCGAAGTCATCAATCCCGAGGGATGGTCTCATAATTTACAACCTGAGCGCGCCCA AACTGTTTTCTACGGAGAATACAAGAACACAGGGCCAGGAGCTGATCAAGCTGGGCGAGTGCCATTCGCTGTACAGCTAACTGAGAACGTTGCCCAAGAATTCTTAAATCTTGGCTTCATTGAGGGTAGCAGATGGTTGCTTCCGCCACCAAATATCTAA